The Clostridium chauvoei genome has a window encoding:
- a CDS encoding glycosyltransferase family 2 protein → MEDLVSIIISTYKRDFELERAIESIIRQTYRNIEIIIVDDNGIKSEYHTRVKEIIKKYTKYNNIKYIVNEENIGGALTRNRGIDNAEGEYIAFLDDDDEYYPEKIEKQIELFKNNKSKKLALIYCYTDSYDEYDKKLNEYRYDYVGNCLFDSMCLCIAATSQWLCKRKALINIGGFNNVPSKQDSTVIIKLLNRGYEVDRVPEILVRYNEHSKERISQGSIKNIKGEEMLRLYCRSLYNNLNTNEIIKVEESFSYRLSKLYIKNNNTSKAHSEMKILKKINIYLWIKVNMYYILKKLRYKAINL, encoded by the coding sequence ATGGAAGATTTAGTTAGTATAATAATATCTACATATAAGAGAGATTTTGAATTAGAACGCGCCATAGAAAGTATAATTAGACAAACATATAGAAATATAGAAATAATAATAGTAGATGATAATGGTATTAAATCAGAGTATCATACTAGAGTGAAAGAAATAATAAAAAAATATACAAAGTATAATAATATAAAATACATAGTAAATGAAGAGAATATCGGAGGAGCATTAACAAGAAATAGAGGAATAGATAATGCTGAAGGAGAGTATATTGCTTTTTTAGATGATGATGATGAATATTATCCAGAAAAAATAGAGAAACAAATAGAATTATTTAAAAATAATAAAAGTAAAAAACTAGCTTTAATATACTGTTATACCGATAGTTATGATGAATATGATAAAAAATTAAATGAATATAGATATGATTATGTTGGAAATTGTTTATTTGATTCAATGTGTTTGTGTATTGCGGCAACATCACAATGGTTATGTAAAAGAAAAGCACTTATTAATATTGGAGGATTTAATAATGTTCCTAGTAAACAAGATTCTACAGTTATAATAAAATTATTAAATAGAGGGTATGAAGTAGATAGAGTCCCCGAAATTTTAGTTAGATATAATGAGCATTCAAAAGAAAGAATAAGTCAAGGTAGCATTAAGAATATAAAAGGAGAGGAGATGTTAAGATTGTATTGTAGAAGTCTATATAATAACTTAAATACTAATGAAATAATAAAAGTTGAAGAAAGTTTTTCATATAGACTAAGTAAGTTGTATATAAAAAATAATAATACCAGTAAAGCACATAGTGAAATGAAAATACTAAAAAAAATAAATATATATTTATGGATAAAAGTAAATATGTATTATATTTTAAAAAAATTAAGATATAAGGCTATAAATTTATGA
- a CDS encoding pyridoxal-phosphate-dependent aminotransferase family protein: protein MIELKKNLNFSVGPVEMDEDIQEIGSHKIPYFRTSEFSNLNKENEDLIKKFVYASNGARAVFLTASGTGAMEAAVMNSFDENDKVLVVNGGSFGGRFKEICEIHNINHEEIKLSSGKKLTEEDLSKFKGKGFTGFLINVHETSTGVYYDMELVSKFCKEENLFLVVDAISSFLADEYYMDKWGVNITILSSQKGLALPPGISILVLDEKGVNRVNKSKCRSLYFNLRKYLEDGLRGQTPFTPAVGILIQLNYRLSKIDEKGIEYYLNYTKEIAEDFRSKIKDLPFKIASESLSNTVTPLKPLGKMKAHDIFEYIEKNYDIHICPNGGTLRDTLFRVGHIGNLSKEDNDKLIKAFVDMNEGGIL, encoded by the coding sequence ATGATAGAGTTAAAAAAGAATTTGAATTTTTCTGTAGGACCAGTGGAGATGGATGAGGATATTCAAGAGATTGGTTCACATAAAATTCCTTATTTTAGAACGTCAGAATTTTCAAATTTAAATAAAGAAAATGAAGATTTAATTAAAAAGTTTGTTTATGCTAGTAATGGAGCAAGGGCAGTATTTTTAACAGCTTCAGGAACTGGTGCTATGGAAGCTGCTGTAATGAATAGTTTTGATGAAAATGATAAGGTTTTAGTTGTAAATGGGGGAAGTTTTGGAGGCAGATTTAAAGAAATCTGTGAAATACATAATATAAATCATGAAGAAATCAAGCTTTCTAGTGGAAAGAAGCTTACAGAAGAAGATTTAAGTAAATTTAAGGGAAAAGGCTTTACTGGATTTTTAATAAATGTACATGAGACTTCTACTGGGGTTTATTATGATATGGAATTAGTATCAAAATTCTGCAAGGAAGAAAATTTATTTTTAGTAGTAGATGCAATAAGCTCATTTTTAGCAGATGAATATTATATGGACAAGTGGGGAGTAAATATTACTATTTTAAGCTCACAAAAGGGGTTAGCTCTTCCACCAGGAATATCAATATTAGTATTAGATGAAAAAGGTGTTAATAGAGTTAATAAATCTAAATGCAGATCTTTATATTTTAATTTAAGAAAGTATTTAGAGGATGGATTAAGGGGACAAACTCCTTTTACACCAGCAGTAGGAATATTGATTCAATTAAATTATAGATTAAGTAAGATTGATGAAAAGGGAATAGAGTATTACTTAAATTATACAAAAGAAATTGCAGAAGATTTTAGAAGTAAAATCAAAGATTTACCATTTAAGATAGCAAGTGAATCATTATCAAATACAGTAACACCATTAAAGCCTCTTGGCAAAATGAAGGCTCATGATATTTTTGAGTATATAGAAAAAAATTATGATATACACATATGTCCAAATGGAGGAACCTTAAGAGATACCTTATTTAGAGTAGGTCATATAGGTAATTTATCTAAAGAGGATAATGATAAGTTAATAAAAGCATTTGTAGATATGAATGAGGGAGGAATACTATGA
- a CDS encoding flippase, whose amino-acid sequence MSIKKNLIYNVTYQMLILILPLITTPYISRVIGVDGVGVQSYTYSIVNYFVLFAMLGINNHGNRSVAMVRDNKENLSRVFLSIYSVQVIISLIMIIFYSIYVYFIVDKYKIIFLIQLIYIISALFDINWFFFGIEEFKLTVIRNTIIKLLSVLSIFIFVKDKNDLYIYSLILALGVLIGQLILWKFIGRYIKLIKIDINNILEQIKPILILFIPIVAISIYKIMDKIMIGSMNTITQVGFYENSEKIINIPIGIIVALGTVMLPKISNLEAKGKKNQSKKYISISMDFVMFMAFGSMFGLIGVSPVLIPIFLGKEFIQCIDIVSILSVTILFIAWANVIRMQFLIPKKKDKIYIVSTILGAIVNLVINLLLIRKYGAIGATIGTVLAEATVAIYQTIKVKEELDINTYIKRNMFFVIPGIFMCLIIRYIGLVLNKTILTGIIQIIVGGSIYCLIGIIYMIRNKNEVVNQILKRYNFMKK is encoded by the coding sequence ATGAGTATAAAAAAGAATCTTATTTATAATGTTACATATCAAATGTTAATATTAATACTTCCATTAATTACAACACCATATATATCTAGAGTTATAGGAGTAGATGGGGTAGGAGTACAATCATATACGTATTCAATAGTAAATTATTTTGTTTTATTTGCAATGTTAGGAATAAATAATCATGGAAATAGAAGTGTAGCTATGGTTAGGGATAATAAAGAAAATTTAAGTAGGGTATTTCTTAGTATTTACTCAGTGCAAGTTATAATATCTTTAATTATGATTATTTTTTATAGTATATATGTTTATTTTATAGTAGATAAATATAAAATAATATTTTTAATTCAACTAATATATATTATATCAGCTTTATTTGATATAAATTGGTTCTTTTTTGGAATAGAAGAGTTTAAATTAACAGTAATAAGAAATACTATTATTAAATTATTATCAGTACTTAGTATTTTTATTTTTGTAAAAGATAAAAATGACTTATATATATACTCATTGATATTAGCTTTAGGAGTTTTAATTGGACAACTAATATTATGGAAATTTATAGGTAGATATATTAAGTTAATTAAAATAGATATAAATAATATATTAGAACAAATTAAACCAATATTAATACTTTTTATTCCAATTGTTGCAATAAGTATATATAAGATAATGGATAAAATTATGATTGGATCTATGAATACAATTACTCAAGTAGGTTTCTATGAAAATTCTGAAAAAATAATAAATATACCAATAGGTATTATTGTTGCTCTTGGTACTGTTATGTTGCCTAAGATATCAAATTTAGAAGCAAAAGGTAAAAAAAATCAAAGTAAAAAATATATATCAATATCAATGGATTTTGTAATGTTTATGGCTTTTGGTTCTATGTTTGGTTTAATAGGAGTAAGCCCTGTATTAATTCCTATATTTTTAGGAAAGGAATTTATTCAATGTATAGACATAGTATCAATTTTGTCTGTAACAATATTATTTATAGCATGGGCAAATGTTATTAGAATGCAATTTTTGATACCAAAGAAAAAAGATAAAATTTATATAGTGTCTACTATTTTAGGAGCTATTGTTAATTTAGTTATTAATCTATTATTAATTAGAAAATATGGAGCTATTGGAGCTACAATAGGAACTGTTTTAGCTGAAGCAACAGTGGCTATATATCAGACAATAAAAGTAAAAGAAGAATTAGATATTAATACATACATTAAACGTAATATGTTTTTCGTTATTCCTGGAATATTTATGTGTTTAATTATTAGATATATAGGTTTAGTATTAAATAAAACAATATTAACAGGGATAATACAAATTATTGTTGGTGGAAGTATTTATTGTTTAATAGGTATAATTTATATGATAAGAAATAAGAATGAAGTAGTAAATCAGATATTAAAAAGATATAATTTTATGAAAAAATAA
- a CDS encoding glycosyltransferase family 2 protein yields the protein MKVTIFTPTYNRKNKLYRLYESLLKQTSREFIWLVVDDGSNDGTKELIEKFKLDKKIEIIYHFQENSGKHIAHNKGVELCKTELFFCVDSDDYIIPNAIEFILKNASNLNSCIGIVALRGYSINNVMGNYFKAGINRATLSDLYNLYGKKGETALIFRTKYLKENYFIKFEGEKFLSEEILYNKLDNIGALYIINRVIYIMEYLEDGLTKNYKKLWKQSPRGVLELLNSRYKKSREIKGVKKFYRCLRVILVLNSFCLNRKINIKENTPNKILSTLLIIPSYVVSYFKFK from the coding sequence TTGAAGGTAACTATATTTACGCCTACATATAATAGAAAAAATAAATTGTATAGATTATATGAAAGTTTATTAAAACAAACTAGTAGAGAATTTATATGGCTTGTAGTAGATGATGGTTCAAATGATGGGACTAAGGAACTAATAGAAAAGTTTAAGTTAGATAAAAAAATAGAAATAATATATCATTTTCAAGAAAATTCAGGAAAACATATAGCTCATAATAAAGGTGTTGAATTATGTAAAACAGAGCTATTTTTTTGTGTAGATTCTGACGATTATATAATACCTAATGCTATTGAATTTATATTAAAAAATGCTTCAAATTTAAATTCATGTATTGGAATTGTAGCATTAAGAGGATATTCAATAAATAATGTTATGGGTAATTATTTTAAAGCTGGAATAAATAGAGCTACATTAAGTGACTTATATAATTTGTATGGTAAAAAGGGCGAAACAGCTTTAATATTTAGAACTAAATATTTAAAGGAAAATTATTTTATTAAATTTGAAGGAGAAAAATTTTTAAGTGAGGAAATATTATATAATAAGCTAGATAATATAGGAGCATTATATATAATTAATAGAGTTATATATATTATGGAATATTTAGAGGATGGTTTAACAAAAAATTATAAAAAATTATGGAAGCAATCTCCAAGAGGCGTTTTGGAATTACTTAATAGTAGATATAAAAAATCAAGAGAAATTAAGGGAGTTAAAAAATTTTATAGATGTTTAAGAGTAATATTAGTATTAAATTCATTTTGTTTAAATAGAAAGATAAATATAAAAGAAAATACTCCGAATAAAATTTTATCAACTTTATTAATAATTCCATCATATGTAGTTTCTTATTTCAAATTTAAATAG
- a CDS encoding DUF6564 domain-containing protein, which yields MNNKVDGIREAVILAAGEKDFHKPACALEVEDITLIERAISILKENGIEKIVIVTGYNSSFLEELVKKESSVVLVNNEKYKWTGNMTSLALAKEFITDDFILIEGDLIFESQAISQIVNSKEKDCVLITNESGSGDEGFVQLKNGYLFKLSKDIHQFNRIDGEMIGISRISYSLYSKMLKEFENNINPYLHYEYMLLDLSREHRVAALKIDDLAWGEIDTLKQYDAIKNYLFSKIKRKDLKFEKDNIKSIIQRYLDIPAENVTTVIHAGGMTNKNYKVCINGEYFILRVPGAGTENMISRKNEMVNSKLASDLGLNVDIPCFDEERGIKISKFIEEAETLTGRAAKKEENMKLVTDILRTLHNSKIEMLNTFDVFSEMEKYEDLVKACKGSFYKDYFEVKNRVMRLKDIFKECDFNLVPSHNDTVPENFVKDKDGRLYLIDWEYSGLNDEMWDLAAHSIECKFSESDEELFLKLYFNGEASKNNRIKLLINKICQDFLWAVWTLIKEAKGDDFGTYGIDRYNRAKENLDKLEKLI from the coding sequence ATGAATAATAAAGTGGATGGTATAAGGGAAGCTGTTATTTTAGCAGCAGGAGAAAAAGACTTTCATAAGCCAGCGTGTGCTTTAGAAGTTGAAGACATTACTTTAATTGAAAGAGCTATAAGTATATTAAAGGAAAATGGAATAGAGAAGATAGTTATAGTAACGGGATATAATAGTAGCTTTTTGGAGGAATTAGTTAAAAAAGAAAGCAGTGTAGTTTTAGTGAATAATGAAAAGTATAAATGGACAGGAAATATGACTTCACTAGCTTTAGCAAAAGAATTTATAACAGATGATTTTATCCTTATAGAAGGGGATTTGATTTTTGAAAGTCAGGCTATTTCTCAAATTGTTAATAGCAAGGAAAAAGATTGTGTTCTTATAACTAATGAAAGTGGTTCAGGGGATGAAGGCTTTGTTCAGTTAAAGAATGGATATTTATTTAAGTTATCTAAGGATATTCATCAATTTAATAGAATAGATGGGGAAATGATAGGGATTAGCAGAATTTCTTATAGTTTATACAGTAAGATGCTTAAGGAATTTGAAAACAATATAAACCCATATTTACATTATGAATATATGCTTTTAGATTTATCAAGGGAGCATAGGGTAGCGGCCTTAAAAATAGATGATTTAGCTTGGGGAGAAATTGATACTTTAAAGCAGTATGATGCAATTAAAAATTATTTATTTTCTAAGATTAAAAGAAAAGATTTAAAATTTGAAAAGGATAATATAAAAAGCATAATACAAAGGTATTTAGATATCCCAGCAGAAAATGTTACTACAGTTATACATGCAGGGGGAATGACTAATAAGAATTATAAAGTATGTATAAATGGAGAATATTTTATATTAAGAGTTCCTGGAGCTGGAACTGAAAATATGATAAGCAGAAAAAATGAAATGGTTAATTCTAAATTAGCTTCAGATTTAGGATTAAATGTAGACATACCTTGCTTTGATGAAGAAAGAGGAATTAAGATATCAAAGTTTATAGAGGAAGCTGAAACTTTAACAGGAAGAGCAGCTAAAAAAGAAGAAAATATGAAATTAGTTACTGACATATTAAGAACTTTACATAATTCAAAGATAGAGATGTTAAATACTTTTGATGTTTTTAGTGAAATGGAGAAGTATGAAGACTTAGTAAAAGCTTGTAAGGGAAGTTTTTATAAAGATTATTTTGAAGTAAAAAATAGAGTGATGAGATTAAAAGATATATTTAAAGAATGTGATTTTAACCTTGTACCATCTCATAATGATACTGTACCTGAAAACTTTGTTAAAGATAAAGATGGTCGTTTATATTTAATAGATTGGGAGTATAGTGGTTTAAATGATGAGATGTGGGACTTAGCAGCTCATAGCATAGAATGTAAATTTTCAGAAAGTGATGAGGAGTTATTTTTAAAATTATATTTTAATGGTGAAGCAAGTAAGAATAATAGAATTAAGCTTTTAATAAATAAAATATGCCAAGATTTTTTATGGGCAGTATGGACGTTAATAAAGGAAGCTAAGGGTGATGACTTTGGAACTTATGGTATCGATAGATACAATAGAGCCAAGGAAAATTTAGATAAGCTTGAAAAATTAATTTAG
- a CDS encoding NTP transferase domain-containing protein, with the protein MRVLILAAGRGTRISRYLSGHPKCTVDIGEEILIKYTVRNFKKCGIDNIGIILGYNQEYIKEVLKDENVNFYYNPFYNVTNSIASAWFAKDFIVEDEDIIIMNGDVFLEEGLLKEIIEEELSPVLFCDDTRKEEADYKFYYENNKLIKYGKELEGDEITGEYIGVAKIKSDFIGKFKENLNVMINHQEHGQWWENALYTLSDKTDIFVKDINKKFWAEVDYIEDYERILNFRDYKIDYNISIKKV; encoded by the coding sequence ATGAGAGTTTTAATTTTAGCTGCAGGAAGAGGAACTAGAATAAGTAGATATTTATCAGGTCACCCTAAATGTACTGTTGATATAGGTGAAGAAATATTAATAAAGTACACTGTAAGAAATTTTAAAAAATGTGGAATAGACAATATTGGGATTATATTAGGTTATAATCAAGAATATATAAAAGAAGTTTTAAAAGATGAAAATGTTAATTTTTATTATAATCCATTTTATAATGTTACAAATAGTATAGCTTCAGCATGGTTTGCAAAAGATTTTATTGTAGAAGATGAAGATATTATAATTATGAATGGTGATGTTTTCTTAGAAGAAGGTTTATTAAAGGAAATAATAGAAGAAGAATTAAGTCCTGTTTTATTCTGTGATGATACTAGAAAGGAAGAAGCTGACTATAAATTCTATTATGAAAATAATAAGCTTATAAAATATGGTAAAGAATTAGAAGGCGATGAAATTACTGGTGAGTATATTGGTGTTGCTAAGATAAAGAGTGATTTTATAGGTAAGTTTAAAGAAAACTTAAATGTAATGATAAACCATCAAGAGCATGGACAATGGTGGGAAAATGCATTATATACATTATCAGATAAGACAGATATTTTTGTTAAGGATATAAATAAAAAGTTCTGGGCAGAGGTAGATTATATAGAGGACTACGAAAGAATTTTAAATTTTAGAGATTATAAAATAGATTACAATATAAGTATTAAAAAAGTATAG
- the galU gene encoding UTP--glucose-1-phosphate uridylyltransferase GalU has translation MNKKIRKAIIPAAGLGTRFLPATKAQPKEMLPIVDKPTIQYIIEEAVESGIEEILIITGRSKKCIEDHFDKSIELEMELAKSGKDELLELVKDVSDMVDIHYIRQKEPRGLGHAINCAKAFVGNEPFAILLGDDIVYNEEKPCLKQLIECYDEYKTSILGVQTVDNEDVCKYGIVDGIDIEDRVMKVKGLVEKPSIEEAPSNVAILGRYIVTPKIFEILDNTKPDKGNEIQLTDALLELIKNEAMYAYNFKGRRYDVGDKLGFLEATIEYALRRPELKEGLSEYLEKIIKTSV, from the coding sequence ATGAACAAAAAAATAAGAAAAGCAATAATACCAGCAGCAGGTCTTGGTACTAGATTTTTACCTGCAACTAAGGCACAGCCTAAGGAAATGTTACCTATAGTTGATAAGCCAACTATTCAATATATAATAGAAGAAGCTGTGGAATCAGGTATAGAAGAAATTCTTATTATAACAGGAAGAAGTAAGAAGTGTATTGAAGATCACTTTGATAAGTCTATTGAGCTTGAGATGGAGCTTGCTAAAAGTGGAAAGGATGAGCTTCTTGAGTTAGTTAAGGATGTATCTGATATGGTTGATATACATTATATAAGACAAAAGGAGCCTAGAGGACTTGGACATGCTATTAATTGTGCTAAGGCTTTCGTTGGTAATGAACCTTTTGCAATATTATTAGGTGATGATATTGTATATAATGAAGAAAAGCCTTGTTTAAAGCAACTTATTGAATGTTATGATGAGTATAAAACATCGATATTAGGTGTACAAACTGTAGATAATGAAGATGTATGTAAGTACGGTATAGTTGATGGAATAGATATTGAAGATAGAGTAATGAAGGTAAAGGGATTAGTTGAAAAGCCTAGTATTGAAGAAGCTCCATCTAATGTTGCTATTCTTGGAAGATATATAGTAACCCCTAAAATATTTGAAATATTAGATAATACTAAACCAGATAAGGGAAATGAAATACAACTTACAGATGCATTATTGGAGCTTATAAAAAATGAAGCAATGTATGCTTATAATTTTAAAGGCAGAAGATATGATGTAGGTGATAAGTTAGGCTTTTTAGAAGCAACAATAGAATATGCATTAAGAAGACCAGAGCTTAAAGAAGGACTTTCGGAATATTTAGAAAAAATTATAAAAACTAGTGTATAA
- a CDS encoding VanZ family protein: MKKLALIVISILCVLFIFSNSSKSGEESNIKSKSIVNKIVDKIEEKVENNSIKKININKNKLNLLLRKAAHALEFLMLAIVVALVLENFGIKGKNAIIYILFIVLLVGVLDEFYQLYIPGRTSSVRDVLIDFSGGILGTTIFFILRIPLSLKNFNK, from the coding sequence ATGAAGAAATTAGCGTTAATAGTAATTAGTATTTTATGTGTACTTTTTATATTTTCAAACTCAAGTAAAAGTGGAGAGGAATCTAATATAAAAAGTAAAAGTATAGTGAATAAGATTGTTGATAAAATAGAGGAAAAGGTAGAGAATAATTCTATTAAGAAAATAAATATAAATAAAAATAAATTAAATTTACTTTTAAGAAAAGCAGCACATGCTTTAGAATTTCTTATGTTGGCTATTGTAGTAGCTTTAGTTTTAGAGAACTTTGGAATCAAGGGTAAAAATGCTATTATTTATATATTATTTATAGTATTGCTTGTTGGGGTTCTTGACGAGTTTTATCAATTATATATACCAGGTAGAACTTCAAGTGTAAGGGATGTATTAATTGATTTTTCTGGTGGGATTTTAGGGACAACTATTTTTTTTATTTTAAGAATACCTTTAAGTTTAAAAAACTTTAACAAATAA
- a CDS encoding sugar transferase, giving the protein MEIRELKKNRYLYEVTKRVIDIVASICGLLLLSPLLIVVAILIKLESKGPIVFSQKRIGLNGKEFNMYKFRSMVVNAEELKKKLAEQNEMSGPMFKMKNDPRITKIGKFIRKTSIDELPQLINILKGEMSLVGPRPILPQEVKEFEPWMMKRLEVKPGLTCYWQVSGRNNIDFEDWMKLDIKYVNDRSLLLDINLIFKTFFVLFGDKNAC; this is encoded by the coding sequence ATAGAGATTAGAGAGTTGAAAAAAAATAGATATTTATATGAAGTAACTAAAAGAGTTATAGATATAGTTGCTTCAATATGTGGATTACTCTTACTTAGCCCACTTTTAATAGTAGTGGCAATTTTAATAAAGCTAGAGTCAAAGGGACCTATAGTATTTTCTCAAAAAAGAATTGGTTTAAATGGTAAAGAATTTAATATGTACAAGTTTAGATCAATGGTTGTAAATGCAGAAGAACTTAAAAAGAAGCTTGCAGAGCAAAATGAAATGTCAGGTCCAATGTTTAAGATGAAAAATGATCCTAGAATTACTAAGATAGGAAAGTTTATAAGGAAAACAAGCATAGATGAATTACCACAATTAATCAATATCTTAAAGGGAGAAATGAGTTTAGTAGGACCTAGACCAATCCTTCCACAAGAAGTAAAAGAGTTTGAACCTTGGATGATGAAAAGATTAGAAGTAAAACCAGGGCTTACATGCTATTGGCAAGTATCAGGAAGAAATAATATTGATTTTGAAGATTGGATGAAGCTAGATATTAAATATGTAAATGATAGAAGTCTTTTATTAGATATAAATCTTATATTTAAAACATTTTTTGTTTTATTTGGTGATAAGAATGCATGTTAA
- a CDS encoding glycosyltransferase, translating into MIFVTVGTHEQDFSRLIKKVDNLIDEKKIIEPIFMQIGYTKYIPKNCDYKEMITSEEMIYYTKNSRIIITHGGPGSIFLPFQFNKIPIVVPRQKKYGEHVDDHQVYFTKKLEMKKKIIAIYDINFLDEEINNFLNREKNLNKDYKNATDKFVENFKKECLELIKGDYNGKKWDT; encoded by the coding sequence ATGATTTTTGTTACAGTAGGTACTCATGAACAAGATTTTAGTAGATTAATAAAAAAGGTTGATAATTTAATAGATGAAAAAAAAATAATAGAGCCTATATTTATGCAAATTGGATATACAAAGTATATTCCTAAAAATTGTGATTATAAAGAAATGATAACATCTGAAGAAATGATTTATTATACTAAGAATTCAAGAATAATAATAACTCATGGTGGTCCAGGAAGTATATTTTTACCTTTTCAATTTAATAAAATACCTATAGTAGTTCCAAGACAAAAAAAATATGGGGAGCATGTAGATGATCATCAAGTGTATTTTACAAAAAAATTAGAAATGAAAAAAAAAATTATAGCCATATATGATATTAATTTTTTAGATGAAGAAATCAATAATTTCTTAAATAGGGAAAAAAATTTAAATAAAGATTATAAGAATGCAACAGATAAGTTTGTAGAGAACTTTAAGAAAGAATGTTTAGAGTTAATAAAAGGAGACTATAATGGGAAAAAGTGGGATACCTAA
- a CDS encoding glycosyltransferase family 32 protein → MGKSGIPKIIHYCWFGRGEKSELANRCIESWKKNLDGYKIMEWNEDNFDISANLYIKEAYDKGKYAFVSDYVRLDILFKYGGIYLDTDVEILSDFNALLDSNAFLGFEDDELISTATIGARKNNIIIKNWLDTYNNRRFIKNGRESELTNVRVVTDILLNHGLKQDNRIQNLLNDEITIYSNDFFSPLKIGSSNPKVTHNTIAIHWFEGTWLTPQKKVKIKLISSIKSIIGFKRYNKIKDIIKSRIDNE, encoded by the coding sequence ATGGGAAAAAGTGGGATACCTAAAATAATACATTATTGTTGGTTTGGGAGAGGGGAAAAATCTGAATTAGCAAATAGATGTATAGAAAGTTGGAAGAAAAACTTAGATGGTTACAAGATTATGGAATGGAACGAAGATAATTTTGATATTAGTGCAAATTTATACATTAAGGAAGCATATGATAAAGGAAAATATGCATTTGTATCAGATTATGTAAGATTAGATATTTTGTTTAAATATGGAGGAATATATTTAGATACTGATGTAGAAATATTATCTGATTTTAATGCCTTATTAGACTCTAATGCTTTTTTAGGGTTTGAAGATGATGAGTTAATATCTACAGCTACAATAGGAGCGAGAAAAAATAACATAATAATTAAAAACTGGTTAGATACTTACAATAATAGGAGATTTATAAAAAATGGAAGAGAAAGTGAATTAACTAATGTAAGAGTAGTTACTGATATTTTATTAAACCATGGTTTAAAGCAAGATAATAGAATACAAAATTTACTTAATGATGAGATAACTATATATTCAAATGATTTTTTCTCACCATTAAAAATTGGAAGTAGTAATCCTAAAGTTACCCATAATACTATAGCAATACATTGGTTTGAGGGAACATGGTTAACACCACAAAAAAAAGTGAAAATAAAATTAATATCATCAATAAAAAGTATCATTGGATTCAAAAGATATAATAAAATAAAGGATATAATAAAAAGTAGGATTGATAATGAGTAA